A genomic region of Pseudomonas sp. MPC6 contains the following coding sequences:
- a CDS encoding tetratricopeptide repeat protein, giving the protein MSEHSKRTWWRRVSAKVVGRTGSDRGRTMVALDDVLPFISVPLTYEDIDLIISADAGNADAQNDLAQMFDELGKHEVALYWWRASADQGHPDAMHYLGNCFICGKGVSKDENTGIMWIAKAASFGHVVAGGQINSLLRFTNTGAR; this is encoded by the coding sequence ATGAGTGAGCACAGCAAACGCACCTGGTGGCGCAGAGTGTCCGCCAAAGTCGTAGGCCGTACCGGCAGCGATCGGGGAAGAACGATGGTTGCGCTGGATGACGTCCTTCCCTTCATCTCAGTCCCGCTCACCTATGAGGATATTGATCTGATCATTTCGGCCGATGCGGGAAACGCCGATGCGCAAAACGATCTGGCCCAGATGTTCGATGAACTTGGAAAGCATGAAGTGGCGTTGTATTGGTGGCGCGCTTCAGCCGATCAAGGGCACCCTGATGCCATGCACTATCTCGGCAACTGCTTCATCTGCGGCAAGGGCGTCTCCAAAGATGAGAACACTGGAATCATGTGGATCGCCAAGGCCGCTTCCTTCGGACACGTGGTGGCCGGAGGGCAAATAAATTCTCTTCT